The Leptospiraceae bacterium DNA segment TATGAGCCATTCCAATTAGTACATAGAGGCTAATAGAAAGTAACTCTAAGCCTACAAAAATTACAACTAAGTCAGCTCCACTTGTCATAAAATACATACCAGTGACCGCAAATAACATTAACGGATAAAATTCTGGAAATGTAATTCCATGTTGGTTAAGGATACGCGGAGATGCAATTACAGTTAAAAAAGCTGTGACCATATAAATTACATTTAGCCACATAGTAATATCATTTACCGCAACTTGGTTATTGAAAAATAGACCTTTTCCTGGTTTTGTATTGTAATTAAAAATCACAAAGTACAAAGCCACAAGCAAAGTAGTCCCAGTCAGGTAACGAATCACTCGGTGGTCATTGCTATGATACACAAACTGGATTAATAGAAAAAACAAACCTACACCAGACAAAATCAGGGCAGGTAAAATAGATAATAAATCAATTGAATTAGGAGTAAATACCATTTTACTTTTTCTCCTCTGTAGCTGGTGCTTTTGGTTCTGGAGTCGGCTCCGGTTCTAAAATTGTAGGTGGTGGAGTTAACTTTGGATTCACATTTAGTAACGCATAATTTCCTGTATACCCCTTTAATCTTTCTTCGAAGGAATAAGGAGATTTACCTAAAGATTTATAATCCACAGTAAAAACTGGTTTCATAGAACTATCGACTGGTCTATTTCTTTCTTCAATGGATTGTACAGAAGCAGAATTCAAATACACTCTCGCACTTGGCTCTAAGTATTTCATGAAAGTTTGCGGATATACACCAAACCAGAAAATCAATACAACCATTGGCAATAACACAAAAATTTCTCTTGCATTTAAGTCAGACAATAATTCGTTTTCCTTGTTTGTAATTTCTCCAAAGAGGAAACGTTTTGTAAACCACAACAAATAACATGCCGCCCAAACTACACCGGTTCCGGCAATGATTCCAAGAATCACATTTACTTTAAGTGTTCCAAGTAGAACTAAAAATTCACCGACAAATCCGTTCATTCCAGGAAGTCCAACGGAAGATAACATGGCGATCATAAAGAAAATTGCAAAGAGAGGAACAATCTTCGCAATACCACCGTAATCCGCTATCATACGAGTATGAGTTCTCTCGTAAATCATCCCAATCATGAGGAAGAGCATTCCGGTAGACACCCCGTGGTTAATCATCTGGATCATTCCACCAAGTACACCTTCTTCCGTGAATGTCATTAACCCGAGTAAACAAAATCCAAGATGGGATACGGACGAATAAGCGATGAGTTTCTTTCCGTCTTTTTGTACCATGGCAACTAACGCGCCGTATACGATTCCAATCACACAGAAAGTCATGATTAACCCCTGATACTCAAGGGATACAATTGGAAAAAAAGGAATACAAAAACGAATAAATCCATAAGTTCCCATTTTTAAGAGAACACCGGCAAGTATAACAGAGCCCGCAGTAGGAGCTTCTGTATGTGCATCTGGTAACCAAGTATGCACTGGGAATACAGGAATTTTAATCGCAAAACTCAAAGCAAATGCAAAGAATAAAAATCCCTGTAACGCAGGTGAAAAACTAGCAATCGATTTGGTAGAAAGAGACTCAATTGTAATATCACCTGTTTTGAAGTAGATAATTAGGATTGCCGCAAGCATGAGAACAGACCCAGCCATCGTGTAGATGAAGAATTTCACTGCCGCATAAAGCCTGTTTTCCCCACCCCAGATACCAATTAAAAGTGCCATTGGTATAAGCATGAGTTCCCAAAAAACGTAGAATAATACTAAATTACCGGAAGCAAATACTCCAAGCACTCCGATTTCCAAAAACAAAAGAGCAATGTAAAATTCTTTTAGTCTTTTGTGGATATAAGTCCAAGATGCAACACTAGAAAGGAAAAACAAAAAGGAAGTTAATACAAATAAAAGTAAGGCTACTCCATCTAATCCGAAGTGGTAGTCTATTGTCAATTTGCCGGAACTCATCCAATTTGGAATTCTATGCACAAATTGTAATGCGGAGCTATCTGTATTAAAATACCACATTAAAGGAGCACTTAGCACAAACGTAATTAAAGTAATAATGGCACTTGTCCATTTGATATGCTCTTCTTCTTTTAAGAAAGATAGAATCGCAATTCCAAGGAGAGGCGAAAAGATAACCAGTGATAAAATTGATTCTGGCATGGTTAAAATCCTCCGTAAAGTATTGTAACTAAAATGGCAATGGTTCCAATCACGATAGAGAGCGCGTAATCGCCTACTATCCCCGTTTGGATCTTTCGGAAAATGTCCGATATATGCATAAAGAATTTACCGATTCCCACAACAAATCCATCAATGAGTGCTTTATCCACGCTAGCGGATAACCAATCGGAAACTCGGATGAGTGGGTTAATGATAATAGCCTCATAGATTTCATCTACATAGTATTTATTATATACAAGTTTTGGAAATCCTTTGAACCCTGCATCCGCTGGAGGAACTGAGCCTTTGACTTGGAATACAACGTAAGAGAGGATAATCCCTGTTAATGCCACACAAATCGAAACTACAAGTAAAATTAATTCTGTAGACTCAGACATATGGTGTGGTGGCGATGTAATTTTCCACGCACCTTCTACAATTTCTCTTCCAGGAGCAAATATTGGCTTGAAGTAATCAGTCAAAAAATGAGTTCCACCGAAAAACAGATGTGGCATTTGGATGAGTCCCGCACCAGCCGCTCCAATCGCAAGAATCACAAGTGGTAATGTGATCGTCCAAGGAGATTCATGTAAATGTTCTTTCACATGATGGTCGATTCTTTCTTTTCCATAAAATGTCAAGAACACTAAGCGGAACATATAGAATGCAGTGCAAAATGCGCCAGCAAGTCCAATCGCCCAAATTACATGGCCAATTCCATGGTGTCCAAATGCTTTTTCTAAAATTAAATCTTTTGAGAAAAATCCGCTAAATGGCGGTATACCGCTAATAGCCAAAGTTCCAATTAGGAAGGTAATCCATGTTATCTTCATATAACCTTTTAGATTTCCCATATTTCTCATGTCTTGTTCGTGGTGCATCGCGTGAATCACTGAACCGGATCCAAGGAACATGAGTGCTTTAAAAAATGCGTGAGTCATTAAGTGAAACATCCCCGCTTCATACGCACCAACACCCATTGCAAGAAACATATATCCGAGTTGGGAAACTGTTGAATAAGCGAGGACTTTTTTAATATCCGTTTGGAATAAACCAATCGTTGCGGCAAAGAATGCTGTCACCGCGCCGGTAATAGCAATGTAATTACTTGTAACCTCTGCTGCCAAAAAGATAGGGTTCAAGCGGGCAATCATGAATACCCCCGCAGTCACCATCGTAGCGGCGTGAATAAGAGCAGAAACAGGAGTTGGACCCGCCATAGCATCTGGCAACCAAACATAAAGCGGAATTTGAGCTGATTTTCCAATGGCACCAATAAAAAAAGCAAGTGCTACATAGTTTATAATTTCTTTAAAAGGAATTGCTGCAGGAAGAGCCGCCATGATGTCTACGTATTTTACAGAACCTAAATACCAATAGGTTAAAATAATACCGACTGCAAATCCCACGTCTCCGATACGGTTTGTGATAAATGCCTTCATCCCTGCATTTGCGGCTGACGTTTTATGATAGTCAAATCCGATGAGTAAGTATGAGCAAAGCCCCACACCTTCCCAACCTAGGAACATCAAAACAAGATTATCCCCTAGAACTAAATTTAACATAGAAAAAATGAATAAATTTAAATAAGCGAAGAATCGATTGAAACCAGCATCTCCGTGCATATAACCTGCACTGTAAATATGAATCAAAGATCCAATACCGGTTATAATCAATGTCATGTATAGAGAAAGTTGGTCTACTTGGTAAGCAAAGTCAACTTGAAATGCTCCGGCATGAATCCAAGGCAGAAGAGTAAATATACGCGGAACGTTATTCTCCATTGGATGATAAGCAAAAACAGAACCGAGTGTAATTACGAATGGAATTAAAACTGCACTCGTCCCAATAATCGCAGCCGCCGTGTTTGGCATTTTGCGATAATGAATCCCGTTGACTAAAAATCCAACGAGAGGTAATAAAACTACAAGAGGAAAGTATTCTAACATAGTGCTACCATTTTAATAGATTGATTTCATCGACATTGGAAGTTTTCTTTTGTCTATGAATTGCAATTACGATTGCAAGCCCTACGCCCGCCTCCGCTGCAGCAATAGCCATAACAAAAAATACAATAACTTCCCCATTAACAATTGATAAAACTTTTGAAAAAGCTATGAATACTAAATTCACAGAATTTAACATAAGTTCTACCGCCATAAAAATAATCACTGCATTGCGACGAGTTAATACCCCGAGCACACCTATTGAAAATAAAATTCCTGCAAGTGAAAGATAATAATTGAGTGGAATTCCAGAAATATATGTTTGCAAAATTTCCCCCTAACCTTTTGCTACCGTGTCTTTTTTGGCGATGATCACAGCACCAATCACAGCCACTAAAAGTAAAATCGAAATTAATTCAAATGGAAGCAGGTAATCCAAAAATGTAGATGCACCCACAGCTGCAGTATTTCCTGTAACGGTTACTTTTGATTCGGCGTTATCCGAAAGTTTATACTCGTAATGCGCTGAAGTGATATTGGTTATCACATTTGACTCACTACTCGTTGTAACTTTTAAAGAAACTAAAAGCAAAAAGGAATAGGCAATTACAATTAAAACGATGATTGTTTTTTTAGCTGGATTATTCCAAATTTCTTTATGAGTTTCTTCTCGTAAAGAAAGTAACATCAATACAAACACTACAAGCACCATAATCGCACCCGCATAAACTAACACTTGCATGGTCGCAATAAAAATGGCATTCATGAGAGCGTAAATTCCTGCAAGAGCAAAAAATGTCAAAACTAAAAACACAGCCGAAGCGACCGGATTTTTATGAAGGACAACAAGCAGTGCTGCACCAACTGTCACAGAAGACAGGATTAAAAATAAAATAGGTTGGACTTCCGTTAGATTTAACATAATTAATTAAATATCCCCTTCCAATATTTTCCCCAATACACAACATACGTTGAGGCTAATACGATATTAAACAAACACCAAGGAATTAGTTTTTTCCATCCAATAACCATAAGTTGGTCGTATCTGAATCTTGGTAAAGTCCAACGCACCCACATAAATAAAAAGGCAAAGAATAAAACTTTTCCTATAAAGAACAAAAGACCGACTAACGCTTGGAAATCACTACCTTCTAAAATTCCAAATGGAACATTGTATCCACCAAAGAATAATAGACTTACCACGCAACTCATCGTAATCATGTTCATATACTCTGCTATGAAAAACAGTGCAAATTTAAATGCACCGTATTCAGTGTGAAAACCAACAACTAATTCGGATTCCGCCTCAGCTAGATCGAAAGGCAAACGGTTGGTTTCCGCGAACATAGCTACAGAAAATATAAAAAATGCAATAAGACCCGGAAGAGTAAAAATAAACCATAGGCCTTTTTGTGCATCGTTGATGTCTGTTAATCGAAGAGATCCAGAAAGTAAAATCACAATCACAACCGAAAGACCAAGAGGCAACTCATAGGAAATCATTTGTGCAGTAGCGCGGATTCCACCCATGAGCGAATACTTGTTATTGCTACTCCAACCAGCTAGGATAATTCCATATACTGATAGAGAAGAAATCGCAAACATAAACAAAATTCCCGTATTTGGATTTGCAATTTGTAAATCAATCGTAGGAAATCCAACTGCATTGGCAAGGAGAGGTGGTAAAGGAATAGTTCCACCAAAAGGAACGATCGACCAAGCAAGTATTGCACAAATAATAGAAATAGCAGGCGCAATCAAATACATTCCTTTGTTTACATTCGTAGGAAAAATTTCTTCTTTAGTTAAAAATTTAATCCCGTCTGCAAGCGGCTGGAAGAGCCCAGCAGGACCCGCTCTATTTGGCCCACGTCTATCTTGAATAAACGCTGCCACAACTCGCTCGGATAATGTGTAATATGCGCAAGCAGTGATAATTATAAAAAATAAAATTCCACTTTTTAACGCCCAAACTAAAATTAATGTCCAATCCATAATTTATGCCGCATGTTCCTTTTGTAATTTGGCTTCAAAATCCGATCTGAATTTTTGAATGGTAGGTCGAACCGCACCAACACAAGCATCTGCCAGTGGGCAAATCGTCGTTCCCCCTTCCATATTCACACTTAGAGAAAGTATTAACTCTAAGTCTTTTTCAGTTCCATGACCTTCTTTTATTTTATGAAGTAAATCTGCTACCCAATGAGTTCCTTCTCGGCAAGGAGTGCACTGCCCACAGGACTCGTGAGCATAAAACTCCGCCAAACGAAAAGTAGACTCAACAATGTCAGTATCATCAGCAAGCACAATTACAGCTCCACTGCCTAACATCGTTTTATGTTCTGCCATAGACTCAAAATCCATATTGGCAGTTTCACATTCTTTTGCTGTTAGAATAGGCACAGATGAACCGCCGGGGATAATCGCTTTTAGCTTCTTGCCGTCAGCCATTCCACCACAGAGATCATTAATTAAGGACAAAAGTGGGGTTCCTAATTCAATTTCGTAAACTCCCGGTTTTTTTACAGGTCCACTTACACTGAACATTCTTGTTCCTGTTGATTTAGGTGTTCCCATTTTGGCATACCATGCGGAACCATTATTTATGATGTGCGGTACTGCACTAAATGTTTCTACGTTATTTACTACAGTCGGACAACCATAAAGTCCAGCTACTGCTGGAAAAGGAGGTTTGAGTCTTGGATGCCCTCTTCTGCCTTCAAGGGAATTGATAAGAGCTGTTTCTTCTCCACAAATATAAGCGCCTGCTCCCGCATATAAACCAAGTTCAAAATCAAATCCACTTCCTAGGATATTTTTTCCAAGAAGGCCAGCCGCATACGCTTCGTCGAGCGCCGCTTGCATTCTATCGTAGGATAAGTGGTATTCGCCTCTGATATAAATATAACCTTGGTGAGAATCGATTGCTTTTGCGGCAATGATCATACCTTCAATCATTTGGTGGGCAAATTCTTCTAGAAGTACTCTGTCTTTAAAAGTTCCAGGCTCACCTTCATCTGCGTTGCAAAGCAAATACTTTGGTTTATCCGTTTTCGGAATAAAAGACCATTTCATTCCAGTCGGAAATCCTGCTCCCCCACGACCACGAAGTCCTGAGTTTTTTACTTCCAAAACAATATCTTCTGGTTTCATGCTGAGTGATTTTTTGAGGGCAGTATAACCGCCGACAGATTTATAATGAGCGAGAGTGTGAGTATCTTTTTCCCCACGATGTTTGGTTAAAAGTTTTAATTCTGCCATTCTTTACTCCAGAGATTTTAAAATTTCATCTACTTTTTCGGGTGTTAGAAATTCGTGGTATCCCTCGTTGATTTGTGCCATCGGACCGTATCCACAAGCACCGAGACACTGAACTTCATCTACAGTAAACTTTTTGTCTTTCGTAGTTTCACCCTTTTCAATTCCGAGTTTTTCACAAAATCGTTTTGTGATTTTATCGGAGCCCATCACAAAACAAGAAATATTTGCACAAATTTGGATATGGTATTTTCCAACTGGCTTTTTATTATAAAGAGTATAAAATGTCGCCACACCATATACATGAGAGACCGCAATTGGATTACCAATCTTAGCCGCTATATATTCCATACCTTCCGTGTCTACGTAACCTCTGTCTCTTTGAAGTAAATACAAAGCCGGAAGAATTACCGACCTTTTATCAGGAAACATAGTTAATAGTTTTTGAAAACGTTTTTCTGAAGCTTCTGAAAATTGATATGCCATACTAACAATCTAACTCCCCTGCAATAACATTTAAAGAACTCATAGTCGCAATGGAATCGGCAATCAATGAACCTTTTACCATATGAGAAAAT contains these protein-coding regions:
- a CDS encoding NADH-quinone oxidoreductase subunit M is translated as MPESILSLVIFSPLLGIAILSFLKEEEHIKWTSAIITLITFVLSAPLMWYFNTDSSALQFVHRIPNWMSSGKLTIDYHFGLDGVALLLFVLTSFLFFLSSVASWTYIHKRLKEFYIALLFLEIGVLGVFASGNLVLFYVFWELMLIPMALLIGIWGGENRLYAAVKFFIYTMAGSVLMLAAILIIYFKTGDITIESLSTKSIASFSPALQGFLFFAFALSFAIKIPVFPVHTWLPDAHTEAPTAGSVILAGVLLKMGTYGFIRFCIPFFPIVSLEYQGLIMTFCVIGIVYGALVAMVQKDGKKLIAYSSVSHLGFCLLGLMTFTEEGVLGGMIQMINHGVSTGMLFLMIGMIYERTHTRMIADYGGIAKIVPLFAIFFMIAMLSSVGLPGMNGFVGEFLVLLGTLKVNVILGIIAGTGVVWAACYLLWFTKRFLFGEITNKENELLSDLNAREIFVLLPMVVLIFWFGVYPQTFMKYLEPSARVYLNSASVQSIEERNRPVDSSMKPVFTVDYKSLGKSPYSFEERLKGYTGNYALLNVNPKLTPPPTILEPEPTPEPKAPATEEKK
- the nuoL gene encoding NADH-quinone oxidoreductase subunit L; this translates as MLEYFPLVVLLPLVGFLVNGIHYRKMPNTAAAIIGTSAVLIPFVITLGSVFAYHPMENNVPRIFTLLPWIHAGAFQVDFAYQVDQLSLYMTLIITGIGSLIHIYSAGYMHGDAGFNRFFAYLNLFIFSMLNLVLGDNLVLMFLGWEGVGLCSYLLIGFDYHKTSAANAGMKAFITNRIGDVGFAVGIILTYWYLGSVKYVDIMAALPAAIPFKEIINYVALAFFIGAIGKSAQIPLYVWLPDAMAGPTPVSALIHAATMVTAGVFMIARLNPIFLAAEVTSNYIAITGAVTAFFAATIGLFQTDIKKVLAYSTVSQLGYMFLAMGVGAYEAGMFHLMTHAFFKALMFLGSGSVIHAMHHEQDMRNMGNLKGYMKITWITFLIGTLAISGIPPFSGFFSKDLILEKAFGHHGIGHVIWAIGLAGAFCTAFYMFRLVFLTFYGKERIDHHVKEHLHESPWTITLPLVILAIGAAGAGLIQMPHLFFGGTHFLTDYFKPIFAPGREIVEGAWKITSPPHHMSESTELILLVVSICVALTGIILSYVVFQVKGSVPPADAGFKGFPKLVYNKYYVDEIYEAIIINPLIRVSDWLSASVDKALIDGFVVGIGKFFMHISDIFRKIQTGIVGDYALSIVIGTIAILVTILYGGF
- the nuoK gene encoding NADH-quinone oxidoreductase subunit NuoK gives rise to the protein MQTYISGIPLNYYLSLAGILFSIGVLGVLTRRNAVIIFMAVELMLNSVNLVFIAFSKVLSIVNGEVIVFFVMAIAAAEAGVGLAIVIAIHRQKKTSNVDEINLLKW
- a CDS encoding NADH-quinone oxidoreductase subunit J codes for the protein MLNLTEVQPILFLILSSVTVGAALLVVLHKNPVASAVFLVLTFFALAGIYALMNAIFIATMQVLVYAGAIMVLVVFVLMLLSLREETHKEIWNNPAKKTIIVLIVIAYSFLLLVSLKVTTSSESNVITNITSAHYEYKLSDNAESKVTVTGNTAAVGASTFLDYLLPFELISILLLVAVIGAVIIAKKDTVAKG
- the nuoH gene encoding NADH-quinone oxidoreductase subunit NuoH, giving the protein MDWTLILVWALKSGILFFIIITACAYYTLSERVVAAFIQDRRGPNRAGPAGLFQPLADGIKFLTKEEIFPTNVNKGMYLIAPAISIICAILAWSIVPFGGTIPLPPLLANAVGFPTIDLQIANPNTGILFMFAISSLSVYGIILAGWSSNNKYSLMGGIRATAQMISYELPLGLSVVIVILLSGSLRLTDINDAQKGLWFIFTLPGLIAFFIFSVAMFAETNRLPFDLAEAESELVVGFHTEYGAFKFALFFIAEYMNMITMSCVVSLLFFGGYNVPFGILEGSDFQALVGLLFFIGKVLFFAFLFMWVRWTLPRFRYDQLMVIGWKKLIPWCLFNIVLASTYVVYWGKYWKGIFN
- the nuoF gene encoding NADH-quinone oxidoreductase subunit NuoF produces the protein MAELKLLTKHRGEKDTHTLAHYKSVGGYTALKKSLSMKPEDIVLEVKNSGLRGRGGAGFPTGMKWSFIPKTDKPKYLLCNADEGEPGTFKDRVLLEEFAHQMIEGMIIAAKAIDSHQGYIYIRGEYHLSYDRMQAALDEAYAAGLLGKNILGSGFDFELGLYAGAGAYICGEETALINSLEGRRGHPRLKPPFPAVAGLYGCPTVVNNVETFSAVPHIINNGSAWYAKMGTPKSTGTRMFSVSGPVKKPGVYEIELGTPLLSLINDLCGGMADGKKLKAIIPGGSSVPILTAKECETANMDFESMAEHKTMLGSGAVIVLADDTDIVESTFRLAEFYAHESCGQCTPCREGTHWVADLLHKIKEGHGTEKDLELILSLSVNMEGGTTICPLADACVGAVRPTIQKFRSDFEAKLQKEHAA
- the nuoE gene encoding NADH-quinone oxidoreductase subunit NuoE, with translation MAYQFSEASEKRFQKLLTMFPDKRSVILPALYLLQRDRGYVDTEGMEYIAAKIGNPIAVSHVYGVATFYTLYNKKPVGKYHIQICANISCFVMGSDKITKRFCEKLGIEKGETTKDKKFTVDEVQCLGACGYGPMAQINEGYHEFLTPEKVDEILKSLE